Proteins from one bacterium genomic window:
- a CDS encoding MoxR family ATPase, which translates to MSDPPRFELVSLPGANHDHQAARARLAERPLPKAIHDLGESAPAFVPDDELRTAVNTALAVGSPLLLTGEPGTGKTQVAYYLGWYFGLPVHEFSVKSTSTAQDIKYDFDAVGYLRTAYGKQGGEKRPREAFLEKKALWLAYEEASDSVVLIDEIDKAPRDFPNDLLHELDQHSFKHPFEDREVNPISKRPPIVVITSNVERRLPDAFLRRTVFHHIQLTPELVEKAAKARRETSFPSVDDKTLTAALERFWELRAMDDLTKKPTTAELLVWLAVLAARDVDAAQLRDVDVREMPGINVLLKSHEDLTGLDDAGWPR; encoded by the coding sequence TTGAGCGACCCACCGCGATTCGAGCTAGTCAGCCTTCCAGGCGCCAATCACGACCATCAGGCCGCGAGAGCGAGACTGGCGGAACGACCACTCCCGAAGGCGATCCATGACCTTGGGGAATCCGCGCCGGCATTCGTTCCGGACGATGAGTTGCGGACGGCGGTGAACACCGCCCTGGCCGTGGGATCGCCGCTCCTCCTCACTGGCGAGCCCGGTACGGGGAAGACCCAGGTCGCATACTACCTCGGCTGGTACTTCGGCCTCCCGGTCCACGAATTCAGCGTCAAGTCGACATCGACTGCGCAGGACATCAAGTACGACTTCGACGCCGTCGGCTATCTGCGGACTGCGTATGGGAAGCAAGGTGGGGAGAAGCGGCCACGGGAGGCTTTTCTCGAGAAGAAGGCACTCTGGCTCGCGTACGAGGAGGCGAGCGACTCGGTGGTGCTCATCGACGAGATCGACAAGGCGCCTCGCGACTTTCCAAACGACCTTCTTCACGAGTTGGATCAGCACTCCTTCAAACACCCGTTCGAGGATCGGGAGGTCAATCCGATCAGCAAGCGTCCACCGATCGTCGTGATCACCAGCAACGTCGAGCGCCGCTTGCCTGATGCGTTCCTCCGTCGGACTGTCTTCCACCACATCCAGCTCACACCGGAGCTTGTCGAGAAGGCAGCCAAGGCGCGACGAGAGACGTCCTTTCCCTCCGTCGATGACAAGACCCTGACGGCGGCTCTTGAGCGGTTCTGGGAGCTCCGAGCGATGGACGATCTCACGAAGAAGCCGACGACCGCCGAACTCCTTGTTTGGCTCGCCGTCCTGGCTGCGCGCGATGTCGACGCCGCCCAGCTTCGCGACGTAGACGTGCGCGAGATGCCTGGGATCAACGTCCTGCTCAAGTCACACGAGGATCTGACCGGGCTCGACGACGCCGGTTGGCCAAGATGA